A single region of the Acidiferrobacteraceae bacterium genome encodes:
- a CDS encoding DUF502 domain-containing protein — MSPLRRYLVAGLLVWVPLGVTVLVIRLLVDLMDRTLLLLPLAWRPEQLIGFRIPGLGIVLAAAVVLVTGVVVANLLGRQLVALWERFLARIPLVRSIYAGAKQVAETVFSGSGRSFREVVMIEYPRAGTWTLAFVTGDGMREARDRIGDDVINVFVPTTPNPTSGFFLMVRRADVVPLKIPVEEGLKVIISAGVLVPENNK, encoded by the coding sequence ATGAGTCCGCTGCGCCGCTATCTTGTTGCCGGGCTGCTGGTGTGGGTCCCCCTGGGCGTGACGGTGCTGGTGATCCGTCTTCTGGTGGATCTGATGGATCGCACGCTGTTGCTCCTGCCGCTGGCCTGGCGGCCGGAGCAGCTGATCGGCTTCCGTATCCCCGGTCTCGGTATCGTGCTTGCGGCGGCCGTGGTCCTGGTCACCGGTGTGGTGGTGGCCAATCTGTTGGGACGGCAACTGGTGGCGCTGTGGGAGCGGTTCCTGGCACGGATCCCCCTGGTGCGATCGATCTACGCCGGCGCCAAACAGGTGGCGGAAACGGTATTTTCCGGATCCGGACGCTCTTTCCGCGAAGTGGTTATGATCGAGTACCCGCGTGCGGGCACCTGGACCCTGGCCTTCGTCACGGGTGACGGAATGCGGGAAGCGCGGGACCGGATCGGAGACGACGTCATCAACGTTTTCGTACCCACGACACCGAATCCGACGTCGGGTTTCTTTCTCATGGTACGGCGCGCCGATGTCGTGCCACTGAAGATTCCGGTGGAAGAGGGGCTGAAGGTCATCATCTCCGCGGGCGTACTGGTCCCGGAGAACAACAAATAG
- a CDS encoding zinc ribbon domain-containing protein has product MPIYEYRCQSCGHELEAMQKMSEAALTDCPDCGKPELKKLISAAGFQLKGTGWYATDFKDKGGKKEPAKAESGHACAAGGACGCKS; this is encoded by the coding sequence ATGCCGATCTATGAATATCGCTGTCAGTCCTGCGGCCACGAGCTGGAGGCCATGCAGAAGATGAGCGAGGCAGCACTCACGGATTGCCCCGACTGCGGGAAACCGGAACTGAAGAAGCTGATTTCGGCCGCCGGATTCCAGCTCAAGGGTACCGGTTGGTATGCCACGGATTTCAAGGACAAGGGCGGGAAAAAGGAGCCGGCCAAGGCCGAATCCGGGCACGCCTGCGCGGCCGGCGGCGCCTGTGGCTGCAAGTCCTGA